In Streptomyces sp. NBC_00344, the genomic window AGGGCGAGCCGCACTGCCAGCCATTCCACGGAGTCGGCCGCCGTGGTGCGCAGCCGGCAGCGGCGTTCGCCCAGCGGCTGCGGCGCGGCCATCGACTTCGGCAGCCGGGCCGCCACGAACTCCGCGGGGGCCTCGAAGGTGACGTCGAGGTCCACCGACGGCTGCCGCCGCGACATCGACCGGGTGACGAACTCGGCGGCGTCCCCCGTCGGCAGCTCGCGGGGCGTGAAACGCGCCCCGGTGGCGAGGGGCTCACTGATCCGGTCGACCCGGAAGGTGCGCCAGTCCTCGCGGTCCATGTCGTAGGCGACCAGGTACCAGCGCCGCCCGGTGGACACCAGCCGGTACGGTTCGGCGAGACGCCTGGTCTCCCGGCCGTCCCCCGCCCGGTAGCCGAAACGCAGCCGCTCGGGACCGATGACCGCACCCGCGATCACCGTCAGCGTGCCCGGATCGATGGTCGCTCCGTCGCCACTGGTCAGCGGGATGGTCGCGGCCTGGAGGGTGGCGACCCGGTGACGCAGCCGGGAGGGCAGCACCTGCTCCAGCTTGGCAAGGGCCCGCACCGAGGCCTCCTCGATGCCCTCGACCGCGTGTCCGGCCCCGGCGCGCAGCCCGACCGCGATGGCCACCGCCTCCTCGTCGTCGAGGACAAGCGGGGGCATGGCCTTCCCCGCGACGAGCCGGTAGCCCCCTTCGGCCCCCATGGTCGCCTGCACCGGATAGCCGAGGTCGCGCAGCCGGTCGATATCGCGCCGGATGGTGCGGCGGCTGACCGCCAGCCGGTCCGCGAGTTCACCGCCCGGCCATTCACGCGGAGTCTGGAGCAGCGAGAGCAGTTGCAGCAGCCGTGCCGGAGTGTCCGTCATGTCATCCAGGATGCCGGTCAACTAGGACGCGATCCGACCTACATGCCGTCTAGCGTGGAGCCATGACCTCAACACCCGAGCAGACCGTGCTGCAGTCGGACCGCCGGCGGTGGTTCGCGCTCGCCATCGTGATGACGGCGGCCTTTATGGACCTCGTCGATGTGACGATCGTGAACATCGCGATCCCCTCCATCCAGAAGGACGCCGGGGCCTCCTTCAGCCAGATCCAGTGGATCACCGCGGGATATGCCCTGGCCTTCGCCGCCGGGTTGATCACGGGCGGCCGGCTCGGCGACATCCACGGACGGAAGAAGCTCTTCCTCGTGGGCATCGCGGGGTTCACCCTGGCATCCGCGCTCTGCGGTTTCGCCGCCAATCCGGAGATGCTGGTCGCCTCCCGCATCCTGCAGGGCGCCATGGCCGCGATGATGGTGCCGCAGGTCCTGTCGATCGTGCACGCGACCTTCCCCGCTGAGGAGCGGGGCAAGGTCTTCGGACTC contains:
- a CDS encoding helix-turn-helix transcriptional regulator, which produces MTDTPARLLQLLSLLQTPREWPGGELADRLAVSRRTIRRDIDRLRDLGYPVQATMGAEGGYRLVAGKAMPPLVLDDEEAVAIAVGLRAGAGHAVEGIEEASVRALAKLEQVLPSRLRHRVATLQAATIPLTSGDGATIDPGTLTVIAGAVIGPERLRFGYRAGDGRETRRLAEPYRLVSTGRRWYLVAYDMDREDWRTFRVDRISEPLATGARFTPRELPTGDAAEFVTRSMSRRQPSVDLDVTFEAPAEFVAARLPKSMAAPQPLGERRCRLRTTAADSVEWLAVRLALVDAEFTVHQPSHLVGHLAELGSRLTRATAQGTP